The sequence GTTCTACCTTAATTACCCAATCTGAATCGCTGCTCTCCCTAATATTCCAGTCGATCTGACATCCTACCTTTCACAAGGTCGTGCCTTGCTAATCCATGTCCCTCTGCCTTGCCATCACCTGTCCCATCATCTGTCATCACCTTCACCCATCCCAGATTTTCCCCTCTGGATAATCAGCTCCAGTCATGCAAATTCGGCCTCTTCTATGGTACCTTTGCCAACCATCATGGCTTTCACTGTTTTTACCCTCCATGAGATTCTGTGCCATTTTCAATTCTGAACTACAGGCTGCAACATGCAATTAGAAACAACTCTGTATTGTTTCAGCTGAGTAATTAATTCAACTACAAAGTGAATTCTTTAAGTTACTTTTTTTGCATGTCCCCTCAGTGTAAAGCACAGAACAGGCATCCAAATCATTATGTTTTTTTATAACACTAACCGTCCTGACTTTTTTGATTCTGCACttttaagagaatttttcttcaaattactGCACTTACCTAATCTTGGTGCAAACACTGGATTCTGAGAGGCACATAAATCTTAAATGACAAAATAAGGGAATAAGGCAATTTTAAGGCAGTTACATGTTTTATTATGTAAACTCTATAATATTCCTTGTGGGAGCTGGTCTTCAGTTTGCTTCTTGCTTTCACAGAATGTCAAATATGTGTAGAAATTGTCTAAGAATGATTTATGAAACAAACACTCTTGCACTCCCACCAAAAAAAGCCTCAATGCCTATATTTTCCAACCagattcctgagaaaaataataggttatgtttattttacagtGTCATACATAAATTTTCtttcaagatataaaaagaaCAGACTTCTAAAATATGAGTTCCTTTTTGTTTACAAAGTTCTATAAAAATACATCAAGTATGTTGATATGTTGCCCTTTGACTTAACATTTCCAGTTtaccagaaacaaaaattaatattaaagatATGAAAACCACATCAATCTTGCAGCAATATAATGTCAACATCATCGTGAACACCTTGCAAAAGCAGCTCTCCTGGGTACGTAACAATCTTCCTTCGTTTCGCAGCTTTGAGAGTTCCTACCAATGCTTCAAAAAGGTTGGCACATTTGTCATCTCGGAAGAGGACCCCAAATTTCACACTTAACTTCCCATCAGCATctaatttgagaaaatataatgTTAGCCAATGCAAAGTCTGTTTCTTGCCCCCATGTATGGCAGAGTTACATCATCTTTAATAAACATCTAACTATAGGTGAACCAAGATTACAATTGAACAGTCATAAATTCAATGTAACCTGTTGCCAGACCCAAAAAGTGATGGAATAAATATAATGTGTCATGTATCTCTTAGCCTTAATATAATCTGAAAGAAGAGTGGAAGAGAACcaagaaatttacaaaaagtgAATGTGTTTCAGTGCTACTATTATGGACCAATTCCTCTctaagttttgatttttttaattgttatgttAGCTGttgaataaaaacaacaaatacaagAGAAAGCCTGGGTCAAGAGCAGTGTTTCTCTACGTGTGTTCTGCATGCACTTAGAACCCCCAGGGAGGGAGTGGTGACCTTAACAATGAAGACATCTGTATTTACCAAGATCCCTAGGTTATCTAGTTTGGAGGCAAGTTTTTAATATAGATCTTAAAAACtgagataaacaataaaaagaaatgagctatcaagccatgaaaatgcATGAAGGAACCTTATATGCATACTACTAAGTGACAGAAGGCAAACTGAAAAAGCTACATGCTATATGATATATGATAACCATagaatattctggaaaaggcaaaattatggaaaaagatcagtagttttcagtggttggggtggggagagagatgaacagacagagcacagatttttagggcagtgaaaatattctgtatgatgctataaAGGTggacacgtcattatacatttgtgcaacaccaagagtgaaccgtaATGTGAACTGCGGACCTTGGTTGACGATGACGTGTCAGTGtagttcatcagttgtaacaaatgtcccactctggtggggaatgCTGATAGTGGGTGAGGCTGTGCATGCGTGGGGGCAGGGAGTTTATGGGAAATGtctgtaccttcctttcaattttattgtaaatctaaaactgctctgaaaaaagcaaagtctgttttttaaaaaacaaacgaaTCAACTGGAAACTGGGAGATAAGGGTGATCTGGGACAACCCCGCATTGATGGCGGAGGCCTTTGATCCACCTGGCTGAGCCTGGATCGCTTCCTCAGCAGGGCCCCGCAGTCTTCCCTCTGGAAGCTGCACCCACTGTCAAGAAGACGGCCACAGTGGCGAGGGAAGCACTCCTTGGCCAAGGGTTCTTGAGTTCCCACGCTCCCCTGCCAGAACTGCCACCCTGAGGCTGAGTGAACCCCTCCTTGAGGGCAGCACTGTGCTAGCAATGGAGGCAGACAAGGAGGACAGAATCATTCTCTAGCTTTCGAAGAAATGTCTTCAGTTCCCACgaggaagaaataaatgcataacAAGTAAAGCAACAGCACAAAGCAGCATGCGGCTGGATGTCAACTGAGTAGAAGGACAACCTGTCCTACGGTTTGGAGGGGCACGCAGACTTGGCCAGGTGATGAGGGAAGACTTGGTGGAGGAGCGGCACCTGCTCTGGACTTTAGAGGAGAGTGTGACGTGGGGCTTGTTAAACATCCGACGACCCTCATTGAAATCTCTGCCTCCTACTAGTTGTTTGGCTTTGGGGAACGTGCTTAagctccctaagcctcagtttcctcatctgtaaatggggagcAGTGCAGGTGAAACTCCTCAGAGGCAGGAACCAGGGTGCTCCTGGAGCTCCGCCACTCACCCTCAGGCTTGCGAGGGAGCCCGCCTTCTTTGTATCTTCTGCGGCTCTGGCCTTTCCTCTCCATGGACAATTCAGTCCTTCGGCCAGGCCAGAGCTGATTCTCAAGACTCCTTACcagccttcctttcttcatttttgccCCTCAATACCTCCTCCATATTGGTGCAGAATAAAAAAGGTGGATGAGACTTTGTAAGATGCAAACTTCATTGATATTCTTCTACTTTAATCTTTCAATGGTTCTGTCATCTTCAAAACAGACTGGAGCCCGTGGCCTCAGAGACAAGACTCTTCAGCCTCTGGCCCTCGCTCTCACCCTTGCTTGTCTCCTGCTATGTCACTCCACACACCTTTTGATCCAGTCAAGATGAACAACTTGTCACCCAAGGTGCCATGAGAGAGCCTGCCTTAGTAACTTTGCCCCTGTTGAGCCAGCTGCCCAGCTTCCAGCACCCTCTTCCCTAgctaaattctttttcttcaagaatggactcaaatgtcaccttctcagagaagtCCTCTGTGATTCCTTCAGTTGAGTTAATAGCTCTTCTTATAAAACTGAATATATAGCTATCAAAGCACTCACCAtcgattataataataatagttaacatttattgagtactggcTATGTTGCTAAAAGGTTCAATGGATTTTATAgtcattaaaactcatttaattctcatttcaTCACAGATAAGATACAACTGATTGCAAGGACCATTATTTTACGTACCAACTAAACTGCCAATTTAACTGTAGCACACCATTAGGAGAGacatccttattttaaagatttcaaagtgtggggaaaaaaagtgcCTCTGAATCATTGAAATAGAgtattattattacaaaaataagaaaaccaaggtACAGAAAAATTTAGTGACagacccaaggtcacagagcaagtatGTGGAGGATCTGGgatccatgctcttaaccacttctCAGGACTTGCTTCCAGTTTATTTGTCTATGTTCCTGCTACCTAAAGACACACCCACAAGGGCTGAGatagaattttgtttattttcacgtCTCCAGCA is a genomic window of Equus przewalskii isolate Varuska chromosome 32, EquPr2, whole genome shotgun sequence containing:
- the ABRACL gene encoding costars family protein ABRACL, producing MNVDHEVNLLVEEIHRLGSKNADGKLSVKFGVLFRDDKCANLFEALVGTLKAAKRRKIVTYPGELLLQGVHDDVDIILLQD